One genomic segment of Fervidobacterium pennivorans includes these proteins:
- a CDS encoding glycosyltransferase — translation MEILIVSKSIKCLDVNKATTSSELFELELSMELSALAKVTILSFQVTEKQSIGNLSLYPLGRVRATKRTIEEIIVNNRLLNDGQSIIMFFGYDYLTLNILKAISRKFKAKLFSYVFDTHKAAIEHKRLLRRIAVDFYFRLGMRKLNKIDGVLLFREEAYKELRLRIPYLLTRVGISSSNHKCVEYKRNDHGTFRIVYAGTLIKYNGIKEMLGSMRYLDKRNITLTICGDGPLRDYVIECSKNDPRILYMGLLPKEKVDEIILSADLLLNLRDTRHFVNKFAFPSKLIQYLYSGIPVLSTRVIEDPRFDDIAFVVDDIHPESIAKIILYIFNNPQEQEKRSKLARQYVRENYLWRSIVNEIYDFFNEISKR, via the coding sequence GTGGAAATCCTAATTGTTTCTAAATCCATCAAGTGCCTTGATGTTAATAAAGCGACTACTTCAAGTGAACTGTTCGAGCTGGAACTTTCAATGGAACTCTCTGCTTTAGCTAAAGTAACAATATTATCTTTTCAGGTAACGGAAAAGCAAAGCATAGGTAACTTGTCTCTGTACCCCTTAGGCCGGGTACGAGCAACTAAACGTACAATAGAAGAGATAATAGTTAACAACAGATTACTGAATGACGGGCAAAGCATTATAATGTTTTTCGGATACGATTACCTTACACTAAATATTTTAAAAGCTATAAGCAGGAAGTTCAAAGCAAAGCTGTTTTCTTATGTGTTTGATACACATAAAGCAGCCATTGAACACAAGAGATTGCTTCGAAGAATAGCTGTCGATTTTTATTTCAGGCTCGGAATGAGAAAACTAAACAAAATTGATGGAGTACTGTTGTTTAGAGAAGAAGCATATAAGGAATTGAGGCTTAGAATCCCCTACTTGCTTACCAGAGTAGGTATAAGTAGTAGCAATCACAAGTGCGTTGAGTACAAGAGAAACGATCATGGAACCTTCAGAATTGTCTACGCCGGAACTCTGATAAAATACAATGGGATAAAGGAAATGTTAGGTTCTATGCGATATTTAGACAAAAGAAACATCACATTAACGATATGTGGGGATGGACCACTAAGAGATTATGTGATAGAATGCTCAAAAAATGATCCTAGAATTCTTTACATGGGGTTATTGCCCAAAGAAAAAGTTGATGAAATAATACTGAGTGCTGATTTACTGCTTAACTTGAGAGATACGCGCCATTTTGTGAACAAATTCGCTTTTCCTTCAAAGTTGATACAGTATTTGTATAGTGGAATACCAGTTCTGTCAACAAGAGTTATTGAGGATCCAAGATTTGATGATATTGCGTTTGTAGTGGATGATATTCATCCAGAAAGCATTGCCAAAATAATCCTCTACATCTTTAACAACCCTCAGGAACAGGAGAAACGATCGAAGTTGGCAAGACAATACGTCAGAGAAAACTATCTCTGGAGAAGTATTGTAAACGAAATTTACGATTTCTTTAATGAAATCTCAAAACGCTAG
- a CDS encoding O-antigen ligase family protein, giving the protein MPLRNSIRFKRAKIEQIRVGTYLEWILIVFLLGLSLYNKSTLYLFFALLLAFLKQKEVGAIKALNIITYRTILNPALATDIGILQGIKWIYIFALSTYLILSYFKLGGLLQKKVNRIMLPIFLFFAYNLLVSFFVSSLPLVAIGKLVSYVYVFLAIIIGVAYTKGKIDWLNWVDILFKSIVILSVFLIPSPIGRVRNGISFQGITNQPNMLGIVLAIAMAIHLTNYIFHTRKTTISFLSFTSLYIYMLFLTRSRTSIMTVFTLLILFMLFMDAKSKYKFALISVTSAILVIFVYFSGGFTVFVRGVLYKQGDVDILYSRQEQISTLIANFKRSPIIGNGFAVPVLPYRSFAFSHEFIVEPGNLVLAVLSYSGIIGLTLLTWYLWKIISSNKHKARKLFLLPLSTILVSMGEMVFFSTNNIGIWLYMCLALYIWL; this is encoded by the coding sequence ATGCCACTGCGCAACAGTATCCGCTTCAAAAGGGCCAAGATCGAACAAATACGCGTAGGTACTTATCTTGAATGGATTCTGATAGTATTTTTGTTAGGTTTAAGCTTGTACAACAAGTCTACGCTCTATTTGTTTTTCGCTCTTCTTTTGGCATTTTTAAAGCAAAAAGAAGTTGGCGCAATCAAGGCGCTGAACATTATCACTTACCGTACCATATTAAACCCTGCTTTAGCAACCGACATTGGCATTCTTCAAGGAATAAAGTGGATTTATATATTTGCCTTATCGACGTATCTTATTCTTAGCTATTTCAAATTGGGAGGCTTGTTACAAAAAAAGGTTAATAGGATCATGCTACCAATATTCTTGTTTTTTGCGTACAATCTACTAGTGTCTTTTTTTGTTAGTTCTCTACCACTCGTCGCAATTGGTAAGCTTGTAAGCTATGTGTATGTTTTCCTTGCAATCATAATAGGGGTGGCTTATACAAAAGGTAAAATTGACTGGCTAAACTGGGTGGATATTTTATTTAAATCGATTGTTATCTTATCGGTGTTTTTAATACCGTCCCCTATAGGTAGAGTAAGGAACGGTATTTCCTTTCAAGGTATTACTAACCAGCCCAACATGCTGGGAATTGTTTTAGCAATAGCAATGGCGATACACCTTACCAATTATATCTTTCATACTAGGAAGACTACGATTAGTTTTCTCTCATTTACATCCCTGTACATATACATGTTGTTTTTGACCAGGTCCAGAACCTCAATTATGACCGTATTTACATTGTTAATCCTATTCATGTTATTTATGGATGCCAAAAGCAAATACAAATTTGCGCTTATTAGTGTAACCAGTGCTATTTTAGTGATTTTCGTTTACTTTTCGGGAGGATTTACCGTTTTCGTACGTGGTGTGCTTTATAAACAAGGGGACGTCGACATTCTGTACTCAAGACAGGAGCAAATTTCCACGCTTATAGCCAATTTTAAAAGAAGCCCAATAATTGGCAACGGCTTTGCGGTGCCAGTTTTACCTTACAGATCATTTGCATTCAGCCATGAATTCATAGTCGAGCCCGGGAACCTCGTATTAGCAGTTTTGTCGTATTCTGGGATAATCGGCCTGACATTATTGACTTGGTATCTGTGGAAAATCATAAGTTCCAACAAACATAAAGCAAGAAAACTTTTTCTGCTACCTCTGTCAACGATTTTGGTAAGTATGGGGGAGATGGTTTTCTTCAGCACGAACAATATTGGGATTTGGTTGTACATGTGCTTGGCATTGTACATATGGTTGTGA
- a CDS encoding glycosyltransferase family 4 protein produces MKVLFMTNIPSPYRVEFFNELGKYCDLTVLFERDNDKYRRKEWFNFNIRSFKSIFLNCKRIGHNNVLCKDVLKYLNKKKYDLIVVGGYATPTAMLAILHMKMKRIPFILNADGGFIRASESRLTKIVKKLFIRSATWWLSSGKHTTEYLIYYGAKRERIFTYPFTSVRSNEVLDRPLSQEEKENLRNELNISEDKVILSVGRFIPSKGFDVLLKSAAYLPRNYGIYIVGGKPPQEYIELRKQLRLEENVHFVDFKLKPELRKYYMASDLFVLPTRSDVWGLVINEAMANGLPVITTNRCIAGLELVTDYENGFIVPVDDELSLSQKINLILENEALQRNMSIRNLEKIRGYTIEMMAEKHAEIFKIIKRENN; encoded by the coding sequence ATGAAAGTATTATTCATGACTAACATACCGTCCCCATATAGAGTAGAGTTTTTTAATGAACTTGGAAAGTATTGTGATCTAACAGTCTTATTTGAAAGAGATAATGACAAGTACAGAAGAAAGGAATGGTTTAATTTTAACATTAGAAGTTTCAAATCAATATTCTTAAACTGCAAGAGAATCGGGCACAACAATGTACTATGCAAAGACGTTCTAAAATACCTAAACAAAAAGAAATACGACCTAATCGTAGTTGGTGGGTATGCAACTCCAACTGCGATGCTAGCTATTTTACACATGAAGATGAAAAGAATTCCATTCATACTAAATGCAGACGGTGGATTTATTAGAGCTAGTGAAAGCAGGTTAACCAAAATTGTCAAAAAACTCTTTATAAGAAGTGCAACATGGTGGCTAAGCTCTGGGAAACATACCACGGAATACTTAATATACTACGGTGCTAAAAGGGAGCGAATATTTACATATCCGTTTACATCAGTAAGGTCAAATGAAGTTTTAGACAGACCGCTGAGCCAAGAAGAAAAGGAAAACCTGCGAAACGAGCTTAATATAAGCGAAGATAAAGTTATTCTCTCTGTAGGACGGTTCATACCTTCCAAAGGCTTTGACGTGCTCTTAAAATCAGCTGCATACCTGCCGAGGAACTACGGAATATATATCGTTGGTGGAAAACCGCCGCAAGAATATATTGAATTACGAAAGCAGTTAAGGTTGGAAGAAAACGTGCACTTTGTTGATTTTAAACTCAAACCAGAATTGAGAAAGTACTACATGGCAAGCGACCTCTTTGTTCTGCCAACTAGGTCAGATGTTTGGGGATTGGTCATTAATGAAGCTATGGCTAATGGGCTCCCAGTAATTACGACGAATAGATGCATAGCAGGGTTGGAGTTAGTGACTGATTACGAAAATGGATTTATCGTTCCTGTAGATGATGAGTTGAGCCTCTCTCAAAAGATTAATCTAATTCTGGAAAACGAAGCTTTGCAAAGAAACATGTCAATAAGAAATCTTGAAAAGATACGGGGGTATACCATCGAAATGATGGCAGAAAAACATGCTGAGATTTTCAAAATAATTAAAAGGGAAAACAATTAG
- a CDS encoding glycosyltransferase family 4 protein: protein MKPKILLFAEGYLPAKTYGGPVISISNIIEFLGDLYNFRVITVNHEKNDTKPLDGVKEGWNRVGKADVLYVPYRKISYSSVFNIINAEDPDMIYLNSLFYTKWLLPTLFFTRKRETPVLIAPRGQLLENAIRRKRLKKIPYIFLMRLLFNNKHIYWQSTCEKETLSIKKWFGVSDERILRLDNLPRTIQWQNKKEKKQGHLKLLFISRIHPIKNLHIAIQAAQKLGGNVEFDIYGPVEDKIYWQKCEDLIKNSPPNVKITYRGILDYSDVPEVLSRYHAFILPSETENYGHAIVEALLSGIVVIISNNTPWSSAKDYRAGYVIDGKNIQRYAEALNEVLQMDNKEYDDMVERSIEYIKKGINLEELVQKYINAFNLIINTVRR, encoded by the coding sequence ATGAAGCCGAAAATTCTACTATTTGCTGAAGGGTACCTACCTGCGAAGACATACGGTGGGCCAGTTATTTCTATTAGCAACATAATTGAGTTTTTAGGTGACTTATACAACTTCAGAGTTATAACAGTGAATCACGAGAAAAACGACACAAAACCTTTAGACGGAGTAAAAGAAGGTTGGAATAGGGTTGGCAAAGCCGACGTATTATACGTTCCTTATAGAAAGATAAGTTATAGTTCTGTATTCAATATCATAAACGCTGAGGATCCAGACATGATCTATTTAAACTCCTTATTCTATACTAAATGGTTACTCCCTACGTTATTCTTTACAAGAAAGCGCGAAACACCGGTTCTTATAGCACCTAGGGGGCAGCTGCTTGAAAATGCTATAAGAAGGAAAAGATTGAAAAAAATTCCTTACATTTTTCTGATGCGGCTGCTATTTAACAATAAGCATATATACTGGCAGTCAACATGCGAAAAAGAGACGCTATCAATAAAAAAATGGTTTGGTGTATCAGATGAAAGGATACTAAGACTGGATAATCTACCAAGGACAATACAGTGGCAAAACAAAAAAGAAAAAAAACAGGGTCACTTGAAACTATTATTTATTTCAAGAATCCATCCAATAAAGAATCTGCATATCGCAATACAAGCTGCACAGAAACTTGGTGGGAATGTAGAATTTGACATATATGGACCTGTTGAGGACAAAATCTACTGGCAGAAATGTGAGGATCTGATAAAGAATAGCCCTCCAAATGTCAAGATTACGTATAGAGGCATTTTGGACTATTCTGATGTTCCGGAAGTCCTCTCAAGATATCATGCATTTATACTACCGTCAGAAACGGAGAATTACGGTCATGCAATTGTCGAAGCTTTGCTATCAGGGATTGTAGTGATCATCAGTAATAACACTCCATGGTCTTCTGCAAAAGATTATCGCGCAGGTTATGTAATCGATGGAAAGAATATACAAAGGTATGCGGAGGCGCTCAATGAAGTTTTACAAATGGACAACAAAGAGTATGATGATATGGTTGAAAGATCTATAGAGTACATTAAGAAAGGAATCAACTTAGAGGAGCTGGTACAAAAATATATTAACGCTTTTAACCTAATAATAAATACGGTTCGCAGATAA
- a CDS encoding glycosyltransferase family 2 protein encodes MFGVLSVLHTSIYLRRKGGLVADLTVIILTKNEELNIPQCIESVKSIAKRVVVVDSFSTDNTVDIAKRMEADVYQHEFINHSKQFKWALENTNIRTKWVLRIDADERLTPETAIEIEEKTKAHENDNVNGFLIKRRNYFLGRFIRHGGMYPLKFLRPFKHGKADVEDRNMDEHIVLLEGRYLELENDLLHFDFKDLHSRIAKHNEYARKEVQDYFEKREERIGYLDTKRE; translated from the coding sequence ATGTTTGGCGTTTTATCAGTTTTACATACCAGCATCTACCTGAGAAGAAAGGGTGGTTTAGTGGCTGACCTTACTGTTATAATCCTAACTAAAAACGAAGAATTAAACATCCCTCAATGTATTGAGTCCGTGAAAAGCATCGCAAAAAGAGTAGTTGTTGTCGATAGTTTTAGTACTGATAATACCGTTGATATAGCAAAGAGAATGGAAGCTGATGTATATCAGCACGAGTTTATAAACCATTCCAAACAGTTTAAGTGGGCGTTGGAAAACACAAATATAAGAACCAAATGGGTATTGAGAATTGATGCAGACGAAAGGCTTACGCCAGAAACAGCAATAGAGATAGAAGAAAAAACCAAAGCACACGAAAATGACAATGTTAATGGGTTCCTCATCAAGAGAAGAAATTATTTTCTGGGCCGTTTCATAAGACATGGCGGGATGTACCCTTTGAAATTTTTAAGACCCTTTAAGCATGGAAAGGCAGACGTTGAAGACAGAAATATGGATGAGCACATCGTATTACTAGAGGGCAGATATTTAGAGCTTGAAAATGATTTACTTCACTTTGATTTTAAGGATTTGCATAGTCGGATTGCAAAGCATAACGAATATGCCAGAAAAGAGGTTCAAGATTATTTTGAGAAAAGAGAAGAAAGGATTGGTTACTTGGACACGAAACGAGAATGA
- the wecB gene encoding non-hydrolyzing UDP-N-acetylglucosamine 2-epimerase, protein MKKLKVMTVVGTRPEIIRLSQVIKKLDQSEAIEHILVHTGQNYDYELNEVFFKDLELRKPDYFLDAATGSAVETIGNILIKIDPILEKEKPDAFLVLGDTNSCLSAIAAKRRHIPIFHMEAGNRCFDQRVPEETNRRIVDHIADINLTYSDISREYLIREGFPPDRVIKTGSPMYEVIQAKMNDIEKSDILERLGLEEGKYFVVSAHREENINSEENFMDLVESLNAVAEKYKLPLIFSTHPRTRKMIEAKGVKFNPLIRTLKPLGFTDYVKLQIKAKAVLSDSGTISEEASILGLRALNIRQAHERPEAMEETAVMMVGLKKERILQGLEVLETQKKDTLRIVRDYFVPNVSEKVLRIILSYTDYVNRVVWGRGW, encoded by the coding sequence ATGAAAAAGCTTAAGGTTATGACAGTTGTCGGAACCAGACCAGAAATCATTAGGCTTTCTCAAGTTATTAAAAAACTCGACCAGTCAGAAGCAATCGAACATATATTAGTACACACCGGCCAAAATTACGACTACGAATTAAACGAGGTATTTTTTAAAGATTTGGAATTAAGGAAACCGGATTACTTTTTGGATGCTGCAACAGGTTCAGCAGTAGAAACGATAGGTAATATACTCATAAAGATAGATCCTATTTTGGAAAAAGAAAAACCAGATGCATTCTTAGTGCTGGGCGACACGAATAGTTGCCTTTCCGCAATAGCAGCCAAAAGAAGACATATACCAATATTTCACATGGAAGCCGGAAACAGGTGCTTTGACCAAAGGGTGCCTGAGGAAACTAACAGAAGGATAGTCGACCATATAGCTGATATAAATTTAACGTACAGCGACATCTCAAGAGAATACCTGATAAGGGAAGGTTTTCCACCAGACAGAGTAATCAAGACGGGTAGTCCCATGTATGAAGTTATTCAAGCAAAAATGAATGATATTGAAAAATCCGACATTCTTGAAAGGCTTGGACTTGAGGAAGGAAAATATTTTGTCGTTTCGGCTCATAGAGAGGAAAATATAAACTCAGAAGAAAACTTTATGGATTTGGTTGAAAGTTTGAATGCCGTTGCAGAAAAGTACAAATTGCCTCTCATATTCAGCACGCACCCGAGAACAAGGAAAATGATAGAAGCAAAAGGAGTTAAATTCAATCCCCTAATACGAACACTTAAACCTCTTGGTTTTACCGACTACGTTAAGCTCCAGATAAAAGCAAAGGCTGTTTTAAGCGACAGCGGCACAATAAGCGAGGAAGCCTCAATTCTAGGTCTAAGGGCATTAAACATAAGGCAAGCACATGAACGACCAGAAGCAATGGAAGAAACAGCTGTTATGATGGTTGGATTAAAGAAGGAAAGGATTCTGCAAGGGCTTGAGGTTTTGGAAACGCAAAAGAAGGATACGTTGAGAATAGTAAGGGATTACTTCGTCCCTAACGTATCAGAAAAGGTGCTTAGGATAATACTTTCTTACACTGACTACGTAAACAGAGTTGTTTGGGGGAGAGGTTGGTGA
- a CDS encoding capsular polysaccharide biosynthesis protein CapF has product MKILVTGAKGFVGKNLIAELRNRGYKEIFEYDKDTDKNLLEEYVKECDFVYHLAGVNRPQSEEEYMQGNFGFTSELLGLLKKYNNKSPILVSSSIQAALDNPYGRSKKAAEDLVFAFGRENGNKTLIYRLPNLFGKWCRPNYNSVVATFCYNIANDLPIKINDPNVVLTLAYIDDVVEEFINALEEKENRVGDFCEIRKTYKIKLGDLADLIYSFKKSREDLSIPDMSDEFTKKLYSTYLSYLPKDKFGYDLKMNVDNRGSFTEFIRTPDRGQVSVNVIKPGITKGNHWHHTKTEKFLVVSGRGVIRFRNIHSDEVIEYYVSGDKLQVVDIPPGYTHNIQNLGDTDMVVVMWANEPFDKEKPDTYYLEV; this is encoded by the coding sequence ATGAAAATCCTCGTTACAGGTGCCAAGGGATTTGTCGGGAAAAATCTTATAGCGGAGCTTAGAAATAGGGGATACAAAGAGATATTTGAATACGACAAAGATACCGACAAAAACCTCTTAGAAGAGTATGTCAAGGAATGTGACTTTGTATACCACTTAGCAGGTGTCAATAGGCCCCAGAGCGAGGAAGAGTACATGCAAGGGAACTTCGGCTTTACAAGTGAACTCCTGGGGCTATTAAAAAAGTACAATAACAAATCTCCAATACTTGTGAGTTCATCTATACAAGCAGCACTTGACAATCCTTATGGAAGAAGCAAAAAAGCCGCAGAAGATTTGGTTTTTGCTTTTGGAAGGGAAAATGGCAACAAAACCTTAATCTACAGACTTCCAAATCTGTTTGGTAAATGGTGTAGGCCAAACTACAATAGCGTTGTTGCAACGTTTTGCTACAACATAGCCAACGATTTGCCTATAAAAATAAACGATCCAAATGTCGTTCTGACGTTGGCATACATTGACGATGTGGTTGAAGAATTCATAAATGCGCTAGAGGAAAAAGAGAACAGAGTAGGAGACTTTTGTGAGATAAGAAAAACGTATAAAATAAAACTCGGGGATCTCGCAGATTTAATATACTCATTCAAGAAGAGCAGAGAAGACCTTTCGATTCCAGATATGAGTGATGAATTTACAAAAAAACTCTACAGCACCTATCTTAGCTACTTGCCAAAGGATAAGTTCGGCTATGACCTAAAGATGAATGTTGACAACAGGGGCTCTTTTACTGAATTCATTAGAACTCCTGACAGAGGCCAGGTTTCCGTTAACGTAATAAAGCCTGGAATTACCAAAGGAAACCACTGGCACCACACGAAGACTGAGAAATTCCTTGTGGTAAGTGGAAGAGGTGTAATCAGATTTAGAAACATACATTCTGATGAAGTAATCGAGTACTATGTCAGTGGTGATAAATTGCAAGTGGTCGATATACCCCCTGGCTACACACATAACATACAAAATCTAGGCGACACTGATATGGTCGTAGTCATGTGGGCAAATGAACCATTTGATAAAGAAAAACCGGACACGTACTACCTGGAGGTATAG
- a CDS encoding polysaccharide biosynthesis protein: MGPNSLPGMSIFKDKVLLITGGTGTFGNAVLKRFLDTDIREIRIFSRDEKKQDDMRRFYKNDKIKFYIGDVRDLESIRKAMRGVDFVFHAAALKQVPSCEFFPMEAVKTNIIGTDNVLTAAIEFGVRKVVCLSTDKAVYPINAMGMSKALMEKVVRAKSRQADPEKTLICGTRYGNVMASRGSVIPHFIRQIKTGQPITITNPNMTRFLMSIDEAVDLVLYAFQNGNPGDIFVRKSPASTIGDLAKALLELFNANNEIRIIGIRHGEKMHETLLSKEEHMIAEDLGDFFRVPMDTRDLYYEKYFDTGEPDLSKYYDYTSENTRRLTVEEVKEKLLTLEYVRRELESPTYNEPSF; encoded by the coding sequence ATGGGACCGAACAGTTTACCAGGGATGAGCATATTCAAAGACAAAGTCTTGCTAATTACAGGTGGAACCGGTACGTTTGGTAACGCCGTCTTGAAAAGGTTTCTTGATACAGACATACGAGAGATAAGAATATTCTCGCGCGATGAAAAAAAGCAAGATGACATGAGGAGATTCTATAAAAACGACAAAATCAAATTCTACATAGGTGATGTTCGGGACTTAGAAAGCATAAGAAAAGCTATGCGAGGCGTCGACTTTGTATTTCACGCAGCGGCACTGAAACAAGTCCCTTCTTGCGAATTTTTCCCTATGGAAGCAGTTAAGACGAACATAATCGGGACCGACAACGTACTCACGGCAGCAATCGAATTTGGTGTTCGAAAGGTGGTATGCCTTTCGACAGACAAAGCGGTGTATCCCATAAACGCAATGGGAATGTCGAAAGCTCTCATGGAAAAAGTAGTAAGAGCCAAGTCGCGACAAGCAGACCCAGAAAAGACATTAATTTGTGGGACAAGGTACGGTAATGTCATGGCATCACGAGGCTCCGTCATTCCGCACTTCATACGTCAAATCAAGACTGGTCAACCTATCACAATCACGAATCCAAACATGACTCGCTTTCTCATGAGCATAGACGAAGCGGTTGACCTTGTTCTTTATGCATTCCAAAATGGAAATCCTGGTGACATCTTCGTTCGGAAATCTCCAGCATCAACGATTGGTGATCTTGCGAAAGCTTTACTTGAGCTCTTCAATGCGAATAACGAAATACGTATAATAGGTATCAGGCACGGTGAAAAAATGCACGAAACCTTGTTGAGTAAAGAGGAGCATATGATCGCAGAAGATTTGGGTGACTTTTTCAGAGTTCCAATGGACACAAGAGACTTATACTACGAGAAGTACTTCGACACTGGAGAGCCTGACTTGAGCAAGTACTACGATTACACCTCAGAAAACACAAGGAGACTAACTGTTGAAGAGGTTAAAGAAAAGCTTCTCACGTTAGAGTACGTAAGAAGAGAGCTGGAAAGCCCTACGTACAATGAGCCTTCGTTCTAA
- a CDS encoding glycosyltransferase family 4 protein, with translation MKRHILVISQHFYPEQFRINDLCVEWVKRGYRVTVITGIPNYPQGKFYTGYGPFKKRRENYEGVEIIRLPIFPRGKNHLTLSFNYLSFIVSGFFWNLFTRIKADYVFVFATSPIMQALPGIWYARKRRIPCYIYVQDLWPENFQAVTGISNKYIIGAIGKVVDYIYNRCTRIFVTSRSFVEAISNRSVPKEKIEYWPQYAEDFYKPLPKKGIREIPDDGAFNIIFAGNIGLAQGLDILPKAALILKDKLQGRQVRFNIVGDGRYKETLVNMVHSFGVSDMFNFIDKQPAMRIPEFLAACDAALICLTNNPIFTMTIPAKLQSYMACGVPILVSADGETAKIVSEANAGLCSPAGDADSLAENIVRMVNMTSNELKRLGNNAREYYCKNFNKEELLDRVDRYFT, from the coding sequence ATGAAAAGACACATCTTAGTAATTTCTCAGCACTTTTATCCTGAACAATTTAGGATCAATGATCTATGTGTGGAATGGGTTAAACGGGGATACAGAGTAACCGTAATTACGGGTATACCAAATTATCCTCAAGGCAAATTTTATACTGGATATGGGCCGTTCAAAAAAAGAAGAGAAAACTACGAAGGTGTGGAAATTATTCGGCTACCCATATTTCCCAGAGGAAAGAACCATCTAACACTTTCTTTCAACTATTTATCATTCATTGTATCCGGGTTTTTTTGGAATCTATTTACGAGGATTAAAGCAGATTATGTATTCGTATTTGCCACATCACCGATAATGCAGGCTTTACCCGGAATATGGTATGCAAGAAAAAGGAGAATTCCGTGCTACATATATGTGCAGGATTTATGGCCTGAGAACTTCCAAGCGGTTACTGGTATAAGTAATAAGTACATTATCGGTGCCATAGGTAAGGTGGTTGATTACATTTATAATCGATGCACAAGAATCTTTGTGACTTCGAGAAGTTTCGTTGAGGCAATTTCAAATCGAAGCGTTCCAAAGGAGAAAATTGAATACTGGCCTCAGTATGCCGAGGACTTTTACAAACCGTTACCGAAGAAAGGCATAAGAGAAATTCCGGATGATGGTGCGTTTAATATAATATTTGCCGGTAACATTGGTCTTGCACAAGGACTGGACATATTGCCAAAGGCAGCGCTGATACTAAAAGATAAACTGCAGGGGAGACAAGTGCGCTTTAACATCGTTGGTGATGGAAGGTACAAAGAGACATTAGTCAATATGGTACATTCATTTGGGGTTTCTGATATGTTCAATTTTATTGATAAACAGCCTGCAATGCGGATCCCAGAGTTCCTGGCTGCATGTGATGCAGCTTTGATATGCTTGACAAATAATCCAATTTTCACAATGACAATACCAGCAAAGCTCCAATCTTATATGGCTTGCGGGGTCCCCATCCTGGTCTCGGCGGATGGAGAAACAGCTAAAATAGTCAGTGAAGCAAATGCAGGACTATGTTCACCAGCCGGGGATGCTGATAGCCTAGCGGAGAACATAGTAAGAATGGTCAATATGACCAGCAATGAACTAAAACGACTGGGGAATAATGCCCGCGAGTATTATTGTAAGAACTTTAATAAAGAGGAGTTGTTAGATAGAGTAGACAGGTATTTTACATAA